A single Roseinatronobacter monicus DNA region contains:
- a CDS encoding homoserine dehydrogenase produces MTTPLRLGIAGLGTVGTGLIKIVQTNGDLLARRAGRPIEIVAVCARSRTRNRGVDISTYDWEDDPVALARRDDIDIVVELMGGENGPAKALTEAAIAAGKHVVSANKALLAIHGQALAEAAEAQDVSLRFEAAVAGGIPVIKALSEGLAGNRITRIKGVMNGTCNYILTRMEDAGLPYETVFEEASQLGYLEADPTLDVGGIDAAHKLTLLSAIAFGVRPDFDAIALGGIERISIEDIRAAADLGLRIKLLGVAQMTGRGLEQSMTPCLVPADSPLGQLKGGTNMIVIEGDAVEQIILRGPGAGEGPTASAVIGDVIDIARGFRMPVFGQPATTLEAAVSAKAMGSKPWYLRMGLMDKPGALAKVAEALGNAGVSINRMRQYGHQDTRAPVLIITHKTTRDAIDHAIALSMKTGVVVGEPVALAIEED; encoded by the coding sequence ATGACCACCCCTTTGCGCCTTGGAATAGCAGGGCTTGGCACAGTTGGCACCGGGCTGATCAAGATCGTGCAGACAAATGGCGATCTACTGGCGCGCCGCGCAGGCCGCCCGATCGAGATTGTGGCCGTATGTGCCCGCTCTCGCACGCGCAACCGTGGCGTTGATATCTCGACCTATGATTGGGAAGATGACCCTGTGGCACTGGCCCGCCGCGACGATATCGATATTGTGGTCGAATTGATGGGCGGCGAAAATGGCCCTGCCAAGGCCCTGACCGAAGCGGCAATCGCCGCTGGCAAGCATGTGGTGTCAGCCAATAAGGCGCTTTTGGCGATCCACGGACAGGCGCTGGCCGAAGCCGCTGAGGCACAGGACGTGTCGCTGCGCTTTGAAGCGGCGGTGGCGGGTGGGATACCTGTCATCAAGGCGCTGTCAGAAGGGCTGGCTGGCAACCGGATCACCCGCATCAAAGGCGTGATGAATGGCACCTGCAACTACATCCTGACGCGGATGGAAGATGCGGGCCTGCCCTATGAGACTGTGTTCGAGGAAGCCAGTCAACTGGGCTATCTCGAAGCCGACCCCACACTGGATGTGGGCGGCATTGACGCCGCGCACAAACTGACACTGCTGTCAGCAATCGCCTTTGGTGTCCGTCCTGATTTTGACGCAATCGCATTGGGCGGGATCGAGCGTATCTCGATCGAGGATATTCGCGCCGCCGCCGATCTGGGCCTGCGCATCAAGCTGCTGGGCGTGGCACAGATGACAGGGCGCGGGCTGGAACAGTCGATGACCCCCTGTCTTGTGCCCGCCGACAGCCCGTTGGGGCAGTTGAAGGGCGGCACGAACATGATCGTTATTGAGGGCGACGCGGTCGAACAGATCATCCTGCGTGGCCCCGGTGCCGGTGAAGGGCCGACCGCAAGCGCTGTGATTGGCGATGTGATCGACATCGCGCGTGGCTTTCGGATGCCGGTCTTCGGCCAGCCTGCAACAACGCTGGAGGCGGCAGTCTCGGCCAAGGCGATGGGGTCAAAGCCGTGGTATCTGCGCATGGGCCTGATGGACAAGCCCGGCGCATTGGCCAAAGTGGCAGAGGCGCTGGGCAATGCCGGTGTCTCGATCAACCGGATGCGCCAGTATGGCCATCAGGACACGCGCGCGCCCGTGTTGATCATCACGCACAAAACCACGC
- a CDS encoding TlpA disulfide reductase family protein, with the protein MDAIQLGPLVLGWDRFAAILSVLVFVVAVEIIARMARQPALSAWAGQVVLWGFIGARLGHVVQFPQVFLPEPWLILAIWQGGFSPVGGAVGAGVVTALALHRGLPFVPAFGAAWVGVVLWFALTLDIGERPETAAPNLTLAMVSGSEFAFADAPSQPMVINLWATWCPPCRRELPMLANVAASQTDVTFLLASQGEALATVAAHLESAGISPDHMALDPAGALARHYGTIGLPVTLFLGADGMLAHVHVGEISRAVLLREITALTH; encoded by the coding sequence ATGGATGCCATTCAGCTTGGCCCGCTTGTGCTGGGTTGGGACCGCTTTGCCGCGATCCTCAGCGTGCTGGTCTTTGTGGTGGCGGTCGAAATCATCGCTCGCATGGCGCGCCAACCTGCGTTGAGCGCGTGGGCCGGGCAGGTGGTGCTGTGGGGCTTCATCGGCGCGCGTCTGGGTCATGTCGTGCAATTCCCGCAGGTCTTTCTGCCTGAGCCGTGGCTGATTCTCGCAATCTGGCAGGGCGGCTTTTCACCTGTTGGTGGGGCCGTTGGCGCGGGCGTGGTGACAGCCTTGGCCCTGCACCGTGGGCTGCCATTCGTGCCTGCCTTCGGGGCTGCGTGGGTGGGGGTCGTGCTGTGGTTTGCCTTGACGCTGGATATTGGGGAACGTCCCGAAACCGCCGCGCCAAATTTGACACTGGCGATGGTGTCCGGGTCAGAGTTCGCCTTCGCTGATGCGCCGTCACAGCCTATGGTCATCAACCTTTGGGCCACATGGTGCCCGCCTTGCCGCCGTGAATTGCCGATGCTGGCGAATGTCGCGGCCAGCCAGACGGATGTGACCTTTTTGCTGGCCAGTCAGGGCGAGGCGCTTGCCACGGTCGCTGCACATCTGGAAAGCGCAGGCATCAGCCCCGATCATATGGCGCTGGACCCTGCGGGCGCATTGGCGCGCCATTATGGCACCATCGGTCTGCCTGTGACGCTGTTTCTGGGTGCGGATGGGATGCTGGCGCATGTGCATGTGGGCGAGATTTCGCGCGCTGTCCTGTTGCGCGAAATCACCGCGTTGACGCACTGA
- a CDS encoding bile acid:sodium symporter family protein codes for MLTELETTLLGVMMMVIMLGMGASMTPRDFPIAFRKPKGILVGLLSQFAVMPFLGFLLAVLLGLPPALVVGLLLIACMPGGTTSNIFAYFSKGVLALSIMMTTVSTLAAVVMVPLLLSFYGGLAGISGDYAIPAGNVAQILVVLLVPTALGMVLRKMNPNVGATIELIGSFMGVAVIVFLIATWVPRNYQLLLDTPAPVYAATISIGLVGMLFGYWVARGLGQDTRRSRTISLETGIQNGPLAVLVITLSFGAAMQQEVLLIPILYSLFIVLTSTVITLWYRRSSTREALARDAAKLGTAP; via the coding sequence ATGCTGACAGAACTTGAAACCACACTGCTGGGCGTGATGATGATGGTGATCATGCTGGGGATGGGCGCGAGCATGACTCCGCGCGATTTCCCCATCGCCTTTCGCAAGCCCAAGGGCATTCTGGTGGGGCTGCTCAGCCAGTTCGCGGTCATGCCGTTTCTGGGCTTTCTGCTGGCGGTGCTGCTGGGCCTGCCGCCTGCGCTGGTCGTGGGGCTTTTGCTGATTGCGTGTATGCCTGGGGGGACGACCTCGAACATATTTGCCTATTTCAGCAAGGGCGTTCTGGCGCTGTCGATCATGATGACCACTGTGTCTACGTTGGCCGCCGTGGTGATGGTGCCGCTGTTGCTGTCGTTTTATGGGGGGCTTGCGGGTATATCGGGTGATTATGCCATTCCTGCGGGCAATGTGGCGCAAATTCTGGTGGTTCTTCTGGTGCCGACAGCGTTGGGCATGGTGCTGCGCAAGATGAACCCCAATGTCGGGGCCACGATAGAGCTTATCGGCTCTTTCATGGGGGTTGCGGTCATCGTGTTCCTGATTGCGACATGGGTGCCGCGCAATTACCAGTTGCTGCTGGATACGCCGGCGCCTGTCTATGCTGCGACCATCAGTATCGGGTTGGTTGGCATGTTGTTCGGATATTGGGTGGCGCGCGGGCTGGGGCAGGACACCCGCAGATCGCGCACCATCAGTCTGGAAACCGGCATTCAGAACGGGCCGCTGGCGGTGCTGGTCATCACGCTGAGTTTCGGCGCCGCGATGCAACAGGAAGTGTTGCTGATCCCGATCCTGTATTCGCTGTTCATTGTGCTGACCTCAACTGTGATTACCTTGTGGTACCGCCGCAGTTCTACGCGAGAGGCCTTGGCGCGCGACGCGGCCAAGCTGGGCACCGCGCCGTAA
- a CDS encoding AMP-binding protein, with protein MTVSNRPWLAAYEPEIAPELPQPNYASLAHLISHSCAAYAKRRAFTCVVPNGMNGTLTYKQVGAMSDAFASFLRHHCKLSPGARVAVQLPNGLGYPVAAFGVFKAGGVLVNTNPLYTPSEMVHQFNDSGAEVLVISDLFADKLEEVIAQTGIKHVVLAGVPEFFPRIPETIVRGVQKFWSRSLPPVPALNVPVLRLRDALKIGRGLEDVTDWDTLSSDDLALLQYTGGTTGVAKGAMLTHGNILANLEQVKVMGGQHMSGEDCVLTALPLYHIFAFTANLMTFFDLGARNILVPSPRPVQNIQRALENYPVTWITGVNTLFNGLMNEEWFAAYPPKTLKAAIAGGTALHQAVAERWQDVTGTRVAEGYGLTETSPLVSFNPLHLAVRAGSIGVPVPGTDVALVDDAAEPVEQGKPGELLVKGPQVMRGYWNRPEDTAQTLQNGWVFTGDVAVMDEDGFLTIVDRKKDMVLVSGFNVYPNEIEDCLSKLDTVLEAAVIGVPDRATGEAVRAYVVQNPDVPDHVTKESVIAHCRKYLAAYKVPKSVILRDELPKSPIGKILRKDLKAEARAEFAGKV; from the coding sequence ATGACAGTATCAAACCGCCCGTGGTTGGCGGCGTATGAACCAGAAATAGCGCCCGAACTGCCCCAGCCAAACTATGCTTCGCTGGCGCATCTGATTTCACACAGTTGCGCCGCCTACGCAAAACGCCGGGCGTTCACCTGCGTTGTGCCCAATGGCATGAACGGCACCCTGACATATAAGCAGGTGGGCGCGATGTCGGATGCGTTCGCGTCTTTCCTGCGCCATCATTGCAAATTGTCGCCCGGTGCGCGTGTCGCAGTGCAGTTGCCCAACGGGCTGGGCTATCCTGTGGCGGCGTTTGGGGTGTTCAAAGCGGGCGGGGTGCTGGTCAACACCAACCCGCTGTATACGCCTTCGGAAATGGTGCATCAATTCAACGATTCCGGGGCAGAGGTTCTGGTCATCAGCGACCTGTTCGCGGACAAACTGGAAGAAGTGATTGCCCAAACCGGCATCAAGCACGTGGTTCTGGCTGGGGTGCCAGAATTCTTTCCGCGCATTCCCGAAACCATCGTGCGGGGGGTGCAGAAATTCTGGTCGCGCAGCCTGCCGCCTGTGCCCGCTCTGAATGTGCCGGTCCTGCGCCTGCGTGATGCGCTGAAAATCGGGCGCGGGCTGGAGGATGTGACCGATTGGGACACGCTGTCCAGTGATGATCTGGCGCTGCTGCAATATACAGGCGGAACAACCGGTGTGGCCAAGGGCGCGATGTTGACGCATGGCAATATTCTGGCCAATCTTGAACAGGTCAAGGTCATGGGCGGGCAGCATATGTCGGGCGAAGATTGCGTTCTGACGGCCCTGCCTTTGTATCATATCTTCGCTTTCACTGCCAATCTGATGACCTTTTTCGACCTTGGCGCGCGCAACATCCTCGTGCCCTCGCCACGTCCGGTGCAAAACATCCAGCGCGCATTGGAGAATTATCCGGTGACATGGATCACAGGGGTCAACACCCTGTTCAATGGGCTGATGAATGAAGAATGGTTCGCGGCCTATCCGCCCAAGACGCTGAAAGCGGCTATCGCGGGCGGCACCGCATTGCATCAGGCCGTGGCCGAACGATGGCAGGACGTGACCGGCACCCGCGTGGCCGAAGGGTACGGGCTGACCGAAACCTCGCCTCTGGTCAGCTTTAACCCGCTGCATCTGGCTGTGCGCGCAGGCTCTATCGGGGTGCCGGTGCCGGGCACGGATGTCGCGCTGGTCGATGACGCGGCCGAGCCGGTGGAGCAGGGCAAGCCGGGCGAATTACTGGTTAAGGGGCCACAAGTCATGCGCGGCTATTGGAACCGCCCCGAAGACACCGCGCAAACCCTTCAGAATGGCTGGGTGTTCACAGGCGATGTGGCCGTGATGGATGAAGACGGTTTTCTGACCATTGTGGACCGCAAAAAGGATATGGTTCTGGTGTCGGGCTTTAATGTCTATCCCAACGAGATAGAGGATTGCCTGTCGAAACTCGATACTGTGCTGGAAGCCGCAGTGATCGGCGTGCCGGACCGCGCAACCGGCGAGGCGGTGCGCGCCTATGTGGTGCAAAACCCGGATGTGCCCGACCATGTCACAAAAGAGAGCGTGATCGCGCATTGCCGCAAATATCTGGCCGCCTACAAGGTGCCCAAATCCGTCATACTGCGCGATGAATTGCCCAAATCCCCCATCGGAAAGATCCTGCGCAAAGACCTGAAGGCCGAAGCGCGTGCCGAATTCGCAGGAAAGGTGTGA
- the speA gene encoding biosynthetic arginine decarboxylase, which produces MQDRVFQSYGVHRWGAGMFAPMPNGDLGLVNPARPQDPPASLPALLHDLDARGIQTPVLVRVGAFLKRQLEMLNDSFAKAIEANGYKAPYRGVFPIKVNQQAEVIDRIVDYGRPYQFGLEAGSKPELILALSRDLPKGALLICNGIKDAEFIRLGILARKASINCVLVIESPGEADTVIAEAKRLGEKPALGVRIKLTRRVTGNWADSSGDRSTFGLTTKEVVDLVDKLRAEDMLDCLVLQHSHLGSQVPQMMDIRQAVDEACRFYTELRRLGVPLTYLDLGGGLGIDYTGEARASDNSVNYTVEEYCANIVETVKYQMDEADVPHPTLVTESGRAIVAYSSMLLSDILEASYFDRSAPITPEQDDHHMLSDMAAIADYMTPRRIQECLNDAEYYREELRALFRRGVIGIEEVARAEQIFLFIVGRIKDLVAQTPDVPQEVLEALSAHRDIYRANFSLFQSLPDVWAIDQLVPIAPLQRLNEHPTRRAVLSDITCDSDGKIDQFVLGDGVGNALPIHELRPNERYFIGIFLIGAYQETLGDLHNLFGDTNIVTVDFNDDGVLELLHEVEGDTVAEVMAYVEYEPKQCLDAFKRIVERGVQDGTLNPSQRRMMMETYRHALGGYTYYEHEEHSND; this is translated from the coding sequence ATGCAGGATCGTGTTTTCCAAAGTTACGGGGTTCATCGTTGGGGCGCAGGGATGTTTGCGCCAATGCCCAATGGCGACTTAGGGTTGGTCAATCCAGCCCGCCCACAAGACCCGCCGGCGAGTCTGCCAGCGCTGCTCCATGATCTGGATGCGCGCGGCATTCAGACACCTGTGTTGGTGCGTGTCGGCGCATTCCTCAAGCGTCAGCTTGAAATGCTGAACGATTCTTTCGCCAAGGCGATAGAGGCGAATGGTTACAAAGCCCCTTATCGCGGTGTGTTTCCGATCAAGGTCAACCAGCAAGCCGAGGTGATCGACAGGATCGTGGATTATGGCCGCCCCTATCAGTTCGGGCTGGAAGCGGGTTCAAAGCCAGAGCTGATTCTGGCGCTGTCGCGCGATCTGCCCAAAGGTGCGCTGCTGATTTGCAACGGGATCAAGGATGCCGAGTTCATCCGCCTTGGCATTCTTGCGCGCAAGGCCAGCATAAATTGCGTTCTGGTCATTGAAAGTCCGGGCGAGGCAGACACCGTGATTGCCGAGGCCAAGCGCTTGGGTGAAAAGCCCGCCCTAGGCGTGCGGATCAAACTGACGCGCCGCGTGACCGGCAATTGGGCCGACAGTTCTGGCGACCGCTCGACCTTTGGGTTGACCACCAAGGAAGTGGTTGATCTGGTCGATAAGCTGCGCGCCGAGGACATGCTGGATTGTCTTGTCTTGCAGCATTCGCATCTGGGTTCTCAGGTGCCGCAGATGATGGATATTCGTCAGGCCGTCGACGAAGCCTGCCGCTTCTACACCGAATTGCGCCGCCTCGGCGTGCCGCTGACCTACCTTGATTTGGGGGGCGGTCTTGGCATTGACTACACAGGCGAGGCGCGCGCGTCCGACAATTCCGTCAACTACACGGTCGAGGAATATTGCGCCAATATCGTGGAAACCGTGAAATACCAGATGGACGAGGCCGATGTCCCTCACCCCACACTGGTCACGGAATCAGGCCGCGCGATTGTGGCGTATTCTTCGATGCTGCTGTCGGATATCCTGGAGGCGAGTTATTTCGACCGCTCTGCCCCCATCACCCCAGAGCAAGACGATCACCATATGCTGTCGGACATGGCCGCGATTGCGGATTACATGACCCCCAGACGCATTCAGGAATGTCTGAACGACGCCGAATACTACCGCGAGGAATTGCGCGCCCTGTTCCGTCGCGGGGTGATCGGCATTGAAGAAGTGGCGCGCGCCGAACAGATTTTCCTGTTCATCGTGGGCCGCATCAAGGACTTGGTCGCGCAAACGCCGGATGTGCCGCAAGAAGTGCTGGAAGCGCTGTCAGCGCATCGTGACATCTACCGCGCGAATTTCTCGCTGTTCCAGTCCCTGCCCGATGTCTGGGCGATAGATCAACTGGTCCCCATCGCCCCCCTTCAACGCCTGAACGAACACCCCACACGCCGAGCGGTTTTGTCTGACATCACCTGCGACAGCGACGGCAAGATCGACCAGTTTGTTCTGGGCGACGGGGTTGGCAATGCTTTGCCCATCCACGAGTTGCGCCCGAATGAGCGCTATTTCATCGGCATCTTTCTGATCGGCGCCTATCAGGAAACGCTGGGCGATCTGCACAACCTGTTTGGCGACACCAATATTGTCACAGTTGATTTCAACGATGACGGCGTTTTGGAACTGTTGCACGAGGTTGAGGGCGACACTGTGGCAGAGGTCATGGCCTATGTCGAATATGAACCCAAGCAATGCCTTGATGCGTTCAAGCGCATTGTCGAGCGCGGCGTGCAGGACGGCACCTTGAACCCGTCGCAGCGGCGCATGATGATGGAAACCTACCGCCATGCGCTTGGCGGCTACACCTACTATGAGCATGAGGAGCACAGCAATGACTGA
- a CDS encoding saccharopine dehydrogenase family protein, whose protein sequence is MTDNKDVLVIGAGGVASVTLHKMAMNRDLFLGRIAVASRTLSKCEAIAKSVKDRTGQVIETYQVDADDVAQTVALIQTVKPALLVNLALPYQDLALMEACLQTGVHYLDTANYESPEEAKFEYSHQWKLHDQFKQAGLMATLGVGFDPGVTSIFATYVRQHYLSGIRQIDILDCNGGDHGHPFATNFNPEINIREVTADVKHWENGGWITSPAMSTSVPFDFEAVGEKNMYLMYHEELESLVTHFPEIERARFWMTFGDAYINHVTVLQNVGMTGIDPVEYEGQQIIPLQFLKAVLPNPGDLGERTKGKTNIGDIITGPAKDGSGEKTYYIYNICDHEECFREVGSQAVSYTTGVPAMIGAALMLNGTWSGAGVFNTEQLDPDPFMELLNKHGLPWQVVELSGPVDF, encoded by the coding sequence ATGACTGACAACAAAGATGTTCTGGTCATAGGTGCGGGCGGCGTTGCCTCCGTCACCCTGCACAAGATGGCAATGAACCGCGACCTGTTTCTGGGGCGTATAGCCGTTGCCAGCCGCACGCTGTCCAAATGCGAAGCGATTGCCAAATCGGTCAAGGACCGCACCGGGCAGGTGATCGAAACCTATCAGGTCGATGCCGATGATGTGGCGCAGACCGTGGCGCTGATCCAGACCGTCAAGCCCGCACTGCTGGTCAACCTAGCGCTGCCCTATCAGGATCTGGCGCTGATGGAGGCGTGTCTGCAAACCGGCGTTCACTATCTGGACACTGCAAATTACGAATCGCCGGAAGAAGCAAAATTCGAGTATTCGCACCAGTGGAAACTGCATGACCAGTTCAAGCAGGCCGGTCTTATGGCCACACTTGGCGTGGGTTTTGACCCCGGCGTGACCAGCATTTTCGCAACCTATGTGCGGCAGCACTACCTGTCCGGCATTCGCCAGATTGATATTCTCGATTGCAATGGCGGCGATCACGGCCATCCGTTTGCAACTAATTTCAACCCTGAAATCAACATCCGCGAAGTCACCGCCGATGTGAAGCATTGGGAAAACGGCGGCTGGATCACCAGCCCTGCCATGTCGACCAGTGTGCCGTTCGACTTTGAAGCGGTCGGTGAGAAGAACATGTATCTGATGTATCACGAGGAGTTGGAATCCCTTGTGACCCATTTCCCCGAGATCGAGCGCGCGCGCTTCTGGATGACCTTTGGCGATGCCTATATCAACCATGTCACTGTGTTGCAGAATGTCGGCATGACAGGGATCGACCCTGTCGAATATGAGGGGCAGCAGATCATCCCGCTGCAATTCCTGAAAGCTGTGCTGCCCAACCCCGGCGATCTGGGCGAGCGCACCAAGGGCAAGACCAATATCGGCGACATCATCACTGGCCCCGCCAAGGATGGATCGGGCGAAAAGACCTATTACATCTACAATATCTGCGACCACGAGGAATGCTTCCGCGAAGTGGGCTCTCAGGCGGTCAGCTACACAACCGGCGTGCCCGCCATGATCGGCGCGGCCCTCATGCTCAATGGCACATGGTCCGGCGCAGGCGTGTTCAACACCGAACAACTGGACCCCGACCCCTTCATGGAGTTGCTGAACAAGCATGGTCTGCCATGGCAGGTGGTGGAACTGTCAGGTCCGGTTGATTTCTGA
- a CDS encoding carboxynorspermidine decarboxylase encodes MAMQTHAGDPGAFRDFDLMRVPSPCFVVDEARLEANLRILADIQTRSGATVLCALKAFSMWSLAPLVSRYLSGVCASGLWEARLGREHYGGIVETYSAGYKLDEMAEIIALSDHIIFNTPAAKTRFLPMIKDSGKQVHVGLRFNPGLPLGDDAKYDPAALGSRLGTPLEQIDADALEGVDGLHMHTLCEQDLEPLLAIWDHIAPQIRALAPHLKWINFGGGHHITRADYDREGLIAFLQKVRDETGLHCYLEPGEAVALDCGILVGEVLDVVENDGPNAILDISATCHMPDVIEAPYRPALLDEQGDIQVRLGGPSCLAGDVIGRYAFNSTPQIGTRVAFLDQAHYSMVKTTTFNGVRLPALALWNSNTDALRIVREFTYQDFKGRLS; translated from the coding sequence ATGGCAATGCAGACCCATGCGGGCGATCCGGGCGCGTTTCGGGATTTTGACCTGATGCGCGTTCCATCCCCCTGTTTTGTGGTGGATGAAGCGCGGCTAGAGGCCAATCTGCGCATCCTGGCCGATATACAGACGCGTTCCGGCGCGACTGTACTTTGCGCGCTCAAGGCGTTTTCCATGTGGTCGCTCGCCCCCTTGGTCAGCCGCTATCTGTCCGGCGTTTGCGCATCGGGCCTGTGGGAAGCGCGGCTGGGCCGCGAGCATTATGGCGGGATCGTCGAGACATATTCTGCGGGCTACAAACTCGATGAAATGGCCGAGATCATTGCGCTGTCAGACCATATCATCTTCAACACCCCCGCTGCGAAAACCCGCTTCCTGCCCATGATAAAGGACAGCGGCAAGCAGGTGCATGTCGGCCTGCGCTTCAACCCCGGCCTGCCGCTTGGCGATGACGCAAAATATGACCCCGCCGCCCTCGGTTCGCGCCTTGGCACACCGCTGGAGCAAATCGACGCCGACGCGCTGGAAGGCGTGGACGGGCTACATATGCACACCCTGTGCGAACAGGATCTGGAACCGCTGTTGGCCATCTGGGACCATATCGCGCCGCAGATCCGCGCGCTTGCGCCACATCTGAAATGGATCAATTTTGGCGGCGGCCACCATATCACCCGCGCCGATTATGACCGCGAGGGGCTGATTGCCTTCTTGCAGAAGGTCCGCGATGAAACTGGTCTACACTGCTATCTGGAACCGGGCGAAGCTGTGGCGCTGGATTGCGGCATTCTAGTCGGCGAAGTGTTGGATGTGGTCGAGAATGATGGCCCGAATGCCATCCTCGACATTTCCGCGACCTGTCACATGCCAGACGTGATCGAGGCCCCCTACCGCCCTGCCTTGCTGGATGAACAAGGTGACATCCAAGTCCGGCTTGGCGGGCCAAGCTGCCTTGCAGGCGATGTGATCGGCCGCTACGCGTTCAATTCCACACCACAGATCGGCACCCGTGTCGCCTTTCTCGATCAGGCGCATTACTCGATGGTCAAGACCACAACCTTCAACGGCGTGCGCCTGCCCGCGCTCGCGCTTTGGAACAGCAACACAGATGCGCTGCGCATCGTGCGCGAATTCACCTATCAAGACTTCAAGGGCCGCCTCTCATGA
- the speB gene encoding agmatinase: MIFLDSELTHDERSPGARFQIVPMPLEKTVSYGSGTADGPAALIEASDQLERLWRGIEPCTAGIYTTPAIDCSVPLEYALDSLAARTESIARTGHIPVSLGGEHSLTWAAALGVKRALDRPIGIIQIDAHADLRRAYQGFRHSHASVMQLLVEEEGMALAQYGVRALCREEADCRARNNVIFIDAEDLVTGNIHDVTLPEDFPQDVYVSFDVDGLDAAIMPATGTPVPGGLGYYQSLALVRSALKGRRCVGFDVVELAPIAGWDVWNFTAAQLTYALMGIVAQND; the protein is encoded by the coding sequence ATGATCTTTCTCGACTCGGAACTGACCCACGACGAACGCAGCCCCGGTGCACGCTTTCAAATCGTGCCCATGCCGCTGGAGAAAACTGTCTCTTACGGTTCGGGCACCGCCGATGGGCCAGCGGCCCTGATCGAGGCGTCTGACCAGTTGGAGCGGCTTTGGCGCGGGATAGAGCCTTGCACCGCCGGGATTTACACGACCCCTGCCATCGACTGCTCGGTGCCACTGGAATACGCGCTCGACTCGCTGGCCGCACGTACTGAATCCATTGCGCGGACAGGTCATATTCCGGTCTCGCTGGGCGGCGAGCACAGCCTGACATGGGCCGCCGCACTGGGCGTCAAGCGCGCACTGGATCGCCCTATCGGGATTATCCAGATCGACGCACATGCCGATCTGCGCCGCGCCTATCAGGGGTTCCGGCATAGCCACGCCTCGGTCATGCAGCTGTTGGTCGAGGAAGAAGGCATGGCCCTTGCCCAATACGGCGTGCGCGCCTTGTGCCGCGAAGAAGCAGATTGTCGCGCGCGCAATAATGTCATCTTCATCGATGCCGAAGATTTGGTGACAGGCAATATCCATGACGTGACCCTGCCCGAAGATTTTCCCCAAGATGTCTATGTCAGCTTCGATGTAGACGGGCTGGATGCCGCCATCATGCCTGCGACCGGCACGCCGGTTCCGGGTGGGCTTGGCTATTACCAGTCGTTGGCGCTTGTCCGCTCGGCCCTCAAGGGTCGGCGCTGCGTGGGCTTCGATGTAGTGGAACTGGCCCCGATCGCGGGCTGGGATGTCTGGAATTTCACAGCCGCGCAACTGACCTACGCACTGATGGGAATCGTGGCGCAGAATGACTGA